The following are encoded in a window of Paenibacillus polymyxa genomic DNA:
- a CDS encoding integrase core domain-containing protein, translating to MRTTTCCQRLATRISMSRRGNCYDNASMESFFSHLKTEGLYPYDIRNMDEAQRRIKEYIQFYNQCRPQRKLNKLPPKEYRKQLIA from the coding sequence ATGCGTACCACGACATGCTGCCAAAGGTTGGCTACCCGAATCAGCATGTCTCGCCGAGGCAATTGTTATGATAATGCCTCGATGGAGAGCTTCTTCTCGCATCTCAAAACGGAAGGGCTCTACCCATATGATATCCGAAATATGGACGAGGCACAAAGGAGAATAAAAGAATATATCCAATTTTACAACCAGTGTCGACCACAACGAAAGTTAAATAAGCTGCCTCCGAAAGAGTATCGGAAGCAGCTTATAGCCTAG
- a CDS encoding IS3 family transposase, translating to MFGNLDTGDEAHKYVTIEKAAKDYPISKLCTLFKVSRSGYYAFLKRRGTDRDQDAKALVKKVYEQYNGVYGYRQIQLFLQHDHGVWMNHKKVLRLMQVLGIRSQIRRKHRCNYASSTEGRVAKNLLKQDFKAAKPNQKWVTDITQYRVGDCWLYLSAIKDLFNNEIIAYQMSHRNDNELVLQTFRQAWKQQKDVTGLIVHSDQGFQYTSHAYHDMLPKVGYPNQHVSPRQLL from the coding sequence GTGTTTGGAAATCTGGATACAGGAGATGAAGCACACAAATACGTAACCATTGAGAAAGCTGCGAAAGACTACCCTATTAGCAAACTGTGTACGCTTTTCAAAGTCTCCAGAAGTGGATATTACGCCTTCTTAAAACGGAGAGGAACTGATCGGGATCAGGACGCGAAAGCTCTTGTGAAGAAAGTGTATGAGCAGTATAACGGAGTCTACGGCTATCGCCAAATTCAACTATTTTTGCAGCACGATCATGGAGTCTGGATGAACCATAAAAAGGTACTCCGGCTCATGCAGGTCTTGGGGATCCGCTCACAAATTCGCCGGAAGCATCGCTGTAACTATGCTTCTTCTACAGAAGGTCGTGTGGCGAAAAATCTGCTAAAACAGGATTTCAAGGCGGCCAAACCTAACCAAAAATGGGTCACAGATATCACGCAATATCGTGTGGGGGATTGCTGGCTATATCTGTCTGCGATTAAAGACTTGTTCAATAACGAAATTATCGCGTACCAGATGAGCCATAGAAATGATAACGAACTGGTTTTACAGACGTTTCGACAAGCCTGGAAACAGCAAAAAGACGTGACTGGCCTCATCGTTCACAGCGACCAGGGATTCCAGTACACGTCCCATGCGTACCACGACATGCTGCCAAAGGTTGGCTACCCGAATCAGCATGTCTCGCCGAGGCAATTGTTATGA
- a CDS encoding helix-turn-helix domain-containing protein has translation MPAKKGTKFNEYTFETKVEAIRLHTKEGWTYRRLMEKFGIADRHRLKEWMRKYKQLGEFGLMDQRGRRKEYIDQDRYIQKLKRENDMLKKCLEIWIQEMKHTNT, from the coding sequence ATGCCAGCGAAAAAAGGAACAAAGTTTAACGAATATACGTTTGAAACCAAGGTAGAGGCCATACGGCTCCATACCAAAGAAGGTTGGACATATCGTAGGCTCATGGAGAAGTTTGGGATCGCAGATCGACATCGATTAAAAGAATGGATGCGCAAATACAAGCAGCTCGGTGAATTCGGACTGATGGACCAGCGAGGACGGCGTAAGGAGTATATCGACCAGGATAGGTATATACAGAAGCTAAAACGAGAAAACGACATGCTAAAAAAGTGTTTGGAAATCTGGATACAGGAGATGAAGCACACAAATACGTAA